A region of the bacterium genome:
CAAGATTTGCTTTGGTGTGTTTGAGATATGGTCTTCTCCCCTTATAACATCTGTTATTTCCATAAGGCTATCGTCTATAACACAGGCAAAATTGTAGGTGGGAATCCCATCCGAACGCAGGATAATAAAATCCGATATTGTCTTGCTATCAAACTCAAGCTCTCCCCTGATGAGGTCAGAAAATACTATCTTGCAATCAGGAACAAGAAATCTTATGCTTGGTTTTCTTTTCTTTTCTAAAATGCTCCTTTCTTCTCTTGTAAGGCTTCTACACTTTCCATCATATCCTGGTGGAAGACCTAATTTAGCTGCCTCATATCTCCTTATCTCAAGCTCTCTCTTTGTGCAAAAACAATAATATGCCTTTTGTTTTTTAAGAAGGATATTTGCATATTCTTGATAAATATTTAGTCTTTTGCTTTGGAAATAGGGACCTTCATCCCAATCTATCCCAAGCCATTTTAAACCCTCAAGGATTCCCGAAACCGCATCTTCTTTCTCCCTTTTGATATCCGTATCCTCAATGCGTAGGACAAATTTTCCCTTATTCTTTCTTGCATAAAGCCAGCTAAACAGGGCTGTTCTGGCTCCTCCCAGATGGAGGTATCCTGTGGGTGCTGGAGCAAAACGGGTTTTCATTCTATCTTTATGGTTGAAAGTATCTCGAACATTTTATTATACCTCTTTTTTGTTTCTTTTGCAATTATTGTAACTTGAATGTCCCTTTGATGGGGAAATATCTCAAGCCTTGTTTTCAAAAATTCCCTAAACCCCTCTTTTTGCTTCTCTGTAAAGATATAGCTATCGCAATTTTCTAATCTGAAACTTGATCTGCCAAAAGAAAGGGAGTAATATCTTTTTATCTCTTTTGAGGTTTCCCTAAAAACAATAATTGCAATATCTCCCTCATTATCCCTTGAAAACAAAACACCATTTTCATTCTCCTTCACCTTCTTGTATTCTGGATATAGGAGGATTGAAAGCCCATAATCTGTGTGATAAGGAATTCTCTCAGGGCTTTCCTTGGGTAATTTCTCTTTTGTGCAATGGGATAAAAGGATTATAAGAAGAAGGGGTGCCAATTTTTTCATTTTTTGTCTTGTGAGAAAGCCTTATTCCAGCAATATATGCTTCGATCGCCTTTTTATTTTCATTTTTCTTATCATATATGCTTCCTAGGATAAGATAAAGCTTTCCATCCTCTGGAGAAATCTCAATTGCCTTTTTTATTTCTTTCTCTGCCAATGAATAGCTCTCTGAGCCAATATAGCAATTTGCCCTTTGAAGATAAATCTCCTTTTTGGAAGAATTAGCTTTTGTTGTTTTAAAAGAAGCCTCTTTTGATGGGCAGCATCCCATAAAAAAGATAGGAAGAAAGACAAGAAATATTTTCAAATTAAGCCTTTTCTTTTATCCTCTCAATCTCTTCATTCATTGCCTTTTTTCCTGCTGCAACAGCCTTTGCAATTATGGATTTCTTTTCTTTTAAAGCCCCTTTTTCATGCTCTACAAATTCCTCTATCTTTTCTTTTTCCTCTTCTATTAGACCCTGTGCCTTTTCAACAAGAACACCACCCCTTTCCCTTATTTTCTCACCTGCCTCCCTTATCTTTTTTCTTGTTTCCTCTCCTGATTGAGGAGCAAGAAGAATGCCTGCGATTACTCCGCAGGCTGCACCCGCTGTAAATGCGAATATAAGGGCTAGATTATTATCCCTTGTCTCCATCTTTATCACCCCCTTTTAGAAAAATATTTAGACCAGATTTTACTCCTGCATATATACCAAGCATAAAGGCAAATGGTGTAATTACCTTCTCTTTTATTGTTTTAAAACCACCAGATACCTCATTTATTATAGATGAGCACATATTTATAGCATCTAGTCCTTTACAGATAGAGCCTTTTAATCCAAGCATCTCGGCTTTTATATAAACCACAAGCTCGCCAATTTCATCTATTGTCTTCTTTAGGGAAGAAAGGGCAGAGACAAAATATATACCCACGAAAAGGATGGTGCAGGTTAAAACCGCCAGGCATATTGCTACAATTATATTCATTACATAAATTTATCAAAAGTAAATATGATTTGTCAAATACTTTTCTTTTTGTAAATTTTCTTCTTGATTTTCTT
Encoded here:
- a CDS encoding YtxH domain-containing protein; this encodes METRDNNLALIFAFTAGAACGVIAGILLAPQSGEETRKKIREAGEKIRERGGVLVEKAQGLIEEEKEKIEEFVEHEKGALKEKKSIIAKAVAAGKKAMNEEIERIKEKA